A single Phragmites australis chromosome 4, lpPhrAust1.1, whole genome shotgun sequence DNA region contains:
- the LOC133916118 gene encoding small ribosomal subunit protein eS21 has protein sequence MQNEEGKMVDLYVPRKCSATNRIITAKDHASVQINIGHVDENGLYDGHFTTFALSGFVRAQGDADSSLDRLWQKRKAEIKQ, from the exons ATGCAGAACGAGGAGGGTAAGATGGTGGACCTCTATGTCCCCAGGAAGTG CTCTGCcacgaacaggatcatcactgCCAAGGACCATGCCTCTGTCCAGATCAACATTGGGCACGTGGATGAGAATGGGTTGTACGATGGCCACTTCACCACGTTTGCTCTCTCTGGATTTGTCCGTGCTCAG GGTGATGCTGACAGCTCGTTGGACAGGCTGTGGCAGAAGAGGAAGGCTGAGATCAAGCAGTAG